GGATTAGACGGATATGAAAAAGCTTATCCTCACATGCTGTCCGGTGGAATGCAACAACGAGTCGCTTTCTTGCGCGCATTGTTAAGCAGGCAGGAACTAATCTGCTTGGATGAGCCCTTTGGAGCCTTAGACGCACTTAGTCGTACTGACATGCAAAATTGGTTACTATCCATTTGGGAAAAGCATAAGCGCTCCGTGCTTTTAATCACACATAGCATTGACGAAGCCATTTTTTTATCCGATAAAATCTATGTACTCACAGCAAAGCCAGCCCAAGTAGCTGCCACAATTTCGGTACCATTTGAACGACCTCGTCGGGAAAAAATGCTGTTATCTCCAGAGTTTCTGCTTGTGAAGGAAGAAATCTTAACGCTGTTACGTCATTCTCAGCAAGCATAATGAAGTATAACTCGGCTATTGCTACTCACATATGCGATAAGCCGAGTTTTTACATTACAGCCCCATCATTCTCTCTGTTTTCTCACTGGAAAAAATCTCCCTTTCTCCTTCATCCATGCTTCATACTTATATGCTTTTTGCAAAGCTTGTTCCTCTGCTGAAATCCGAACGCTTACTATCATGGCGTTGGCTACTGTAAAGATTAATGCTGTTTTCCAAGCACCAAATGTAAGAGGGAGCATTCCTACTTCTATGAATACAACCAAGTAGTTTGGATGACGGATGTAGCGATAAGGACCTCGAACAATCGGGTTTTTTCCGTCTAAAACAAAGATCCTTGTATTCCAAAAATGTCCCAAACTTCGAATGCTCCAGATTCTTAGTATCTGGGCGAGACAAAATACGCAAAATGGCCAAAAGTAAAATGGAATAGAATCAGTAGATACTCGAAGCAGTACCTCACCAATCAAGCTAATGAAAAAACCTACATGTAAACTCACAATCCATTTGTAATGCCCGGCAGCTACCTCATATCCTCCTGCTTCCTTCATATAGCGCGCATTTCTTCTTGCTATCACCAACTCGATACAACGTTGGAAAATTACGATCACAAGCACCAGCATAAAAACAGTTACCATTCCAACAACACCTGCTCACAAGAAAATCCAGGTCCAAGAGCTAAAAGCAATCCTATTTCTCCTCGCTGATGTTCTTCTCTCATCTCTCTTTCTAACACAAATAGGACGGTACAAGAAGACATATTCCCGTGATCTCGTAGTACCTCTTTTGCATGGCGCAACCTATCTGGTGGCAGTTGAAGGGCCTGCTCATAGGCTTGTAGAACCTTACTTCCCCCTGGGTGAGCAATTATGTGATCAATACGACAATGAGCCCGTCCTTCCCTTCTCAGGAAACTCTCCATCTCCGGCTTGATTTTATCTTTTACAAGTGACGGAATGTCTTTAGAAAAGACTACCCGCAAGCCTTCTTCCCTCACATCCCATCCCATAACATCAACTGTATCCCGCCAGATAGTTGAATGTGTTGACAAAATAGCAGGTGAATGATCATGTACTTTTTGCTTATCTCCGTACAGCAATGCAGCAGCAGCCCCATCTGCAAACAAACTGGTGGCTATTAGGTTACTTTTACTTCGATCTCCATGTATAAAGGTTAAACCACACAATTCGACGCAACAGACAAGTACACGTTCCGTTGGATGTGCTTTCGCAAACGCATATCCTTTGGCTAATCCTGCTGCTCCTCCTGCACATCCTAGTCCCCATACAGGTGTTCGCTTCAAATTTGAGCGAAACGGTAATCGATTGAATAAGAGTGCGTCTAGGCTAGGGCTAGCTATCCCTGTTGAGCTGACCATTACCACATGATCTATCGTGTCAGCTGAAACTCCAGCTTTCTCTAAACACTGTTCAATTGCACGCACACTTAATTCTAATGCTTGCTGCACGTATAACCGATTTTTTTCTGCCCAATCATGCGGCTGTTCGAACCACTCTAGCGGAGTGGCGAAGCTTCTATTTTCAATTTCTGCTGATTCAAATACATGTAATAGACGATCGATATCAGAAAAATGCTCTTGAAAGAAACGACGCGAGAATTCCTTACTCTCCTGCTTCGTAATAATATAGTGTGGACTTGCTGTGCCGATTGATACGATTCGCGGCATCATTTCTCCTACTTTCCGTTGTTTTCCTTTTATTCTTTCCCAAAGGCTTTCCCTTATGTAAATAAAGTGGTAACATCAGGAAAAACAACTCGAAACAATTCGTAATAGTATAAACCTTCAAACAAAAGAGTGGGAATTATCAATAAAAACAGATTTTATTCACAAAACGGTAACATTATTAAAAAAATTAACACGTATGCTTTTTTCAATGTGTGATAAATTAATTGAATAAGAAATCTATTGCAAGGAGTCTACCTACCTTATGAAACAAAAGCAATTATCAAAGAAAGAAACAGTCACAATTGGATTGATGCTGTTTGCTCTATTTTTCGGAGCAGGCAATATGATATTTCCTCCTTTACTAGGACAAACGGCTGGGACAAGCGTCTGGATAGCCATTCTCGGATTTGTATTAACTGGAGTAGGTCTTCCTATCTTAGCAGTTGCTGCCACCGCAACAACATCAGGCGATTTAAAGGTTATTGCAGGTCGGGTTCATCCGCTATTCGGTATTATTTTTCCTACTCTAATATATCTTGCTATTGGTCCTTTTTTTGGAATTCCGCGAACAGCTAGCGTTGCCTATGAGATTGGTCTTAGTCCTTTGCTGTCGGACTCTCTAAAGGGAAGCAGCTTACCTTTGCTTTTATATTCGATCGTCTATATGGCAATTACGTTCTGGCTATGTCTGAATCCTACAAAGTTGGTCGATCGCATCGGAAAAGTCTTAACACCCACACTATTGCTAATTATCGCAATATTGTTTGTTCGGAGTATTTTTAAGCCGTTAGGTGATTTTCCTGTACCTTCAGAAGCCTACATGAACAATGCATTTTTCAAGGGATTCCTCGAAGGTTATCTAACTATGGATACATTAGGTGCCTTAGTTTTCGGAATTGTCGTGATTTCTTCTATACAAAGTCGAGGAATTACGGATAAAAAGAGCATTACCATGGCTACAGTTAAAGCAGGTTCCATTGCCGGAGTTGCCTTAGCCCTTGTATATATGGCTTTAGCATATTTGGGAGCTGGTAGCTCTATATTAGGTGTCTCTACTAATGGTGGCCAAATTTTAACAACGGTTGTAGCCTATTTGTTTGGACAATCGGGCGTCGTGTTGCTTGGCACCGCTATTACCTTAGCATGCTTAACAACTTCGATTGGGCTTATTACAGCGTGCGGTCAATTTTTCTCTACTCTTATTCCTGCCTTGAGCTATAAAGTTGCAATTAGCATTTTATGTGTATTTAGCTTAATAGTTGCTAACTTAGGTTTAAATCAAATTATTTCTTACTCAGTACCTGTCTTGGCCGGATTATATCCAATTGCAATCGTACTGATCCTTTTATCTCTGATTCATAAACAAATAAAAGGATATAAAGAGGTATATGTATATAGTGTTCTGCTCGCTGGAATCATTAGTCTAGTGGATTGCTTGCATGCCTTTGGTTTTACCTTGGGTAAGATTACAGAATGGTTGCAAATTCTTCCTTTATATTCAGTTGGAATCGGCTGGGTTATTCCAGCGATTCTAGGAGCGATTATCGGTTATATAGTAGGTTCATTGAAATCTCAAGATCGCGTGAATCCTTCCACTCAAACCGATTAATATAGATGCTTCTAACAATAAGTACCAACGCGATTAGTAAAGGAACGATTTCCTCTTCGCTTCTCATATATTCAGTAAAAAAAGACAGGGGTACGCTCACAGGTCCCTGTCTTTTTCCATCATTTTGTCGATAACATACGCTCAATAGCTTTACTAAAATCTTCCCATGTCAGTAAGCTTAAATCCTCTTTTGTCCAATCTGACTTTTCTTCTGCTGCTAGTCGTAATGCCTGCTCCTGCATTGCTTCTTGCACCATATTTTTAGCAAAACGCCCATTACCTTTGATTCTTCCCTGTTCACTCCACGTTCCTAATTGCTCTGCTAGGCGTTCTTGCGTTTCATCCGTTACCTCATAGCTATTGTCCTGAATAAATTGTGTAATAATCGATAAAAGCTCGGAAGCTGTATAATCGGGGAATCGGAAATACTTTTTAAACCGTGAGGAAAGACCTGGGTTGCTATCGATAAATTTTTGCATATCGTATGGATAACCTGCTAGGACAACAACCAAATTTTCACCGTGCTTGCTTATCTCTTCAACCAGCGTATTCACAGCCTCTTGCCCGTAATCATTTTCACTAGAAGACATCAATGCATAGGCTTCATCAATAAATAAGACACCACCTAGAGCCTCTTTAATTTTCCGCTTAGTCTTACTTGCTGTCTGCCCAACATAGTTTGCCACAAGATCAGCACGACCAACTGTTACGAGATGCCCTCGCTTGAGGTAGCCTACTTCTTGTAATATTTGTGCATATAATTGTGCTACCGTCGTTTTTCCTGTTCCTGGATTACCCGTAAACACAGCATGCAATTCGACAGGAACAGCTGGCAAACCATTTTCTTGACGCGAACGCTGAATAGACACAAATGCAGCCACCTTGGTTAATTCAGCTTTCATTTCCACAAGTCCTATCATTTGATCCAATCGTTGTTTTGCGGAAAGATTATTGATTTTTACTTCTTTACACGATGAATTGGCTTCTACATCAACTGGTGTAAGGATTGTAAAATCAGGAATTCTAATTACTTCTGTATCGACTACATGACTCCCTTTGGCAAAGATAGCATCTAAAATGATATTCTTGGCAGTACGAGCATTCCCAAAGGTTTCATCAACCCTCTCTTTCTCTAAGCGCTGCTGAATAGAAATTTTAGTATCAGGACGTAGAATGAAATCATTACGCTCTGCCACTTGCTCGGCTACTTGTAATAACTCATCTGTCGTAAAGTCAGGCAACGTAAAGTGATTACTTTCCGGGAAACGACTTCGTAAACCAGGGTTTGCCCGTAGGAAGTTTCGCATCTCTTCTGGATACCCTGCTAATATGAGTACGAACTTACCACTATACTCACCGCTTGTCATTGCAGAAACAAGCGTATCAATCACAACCTGCCCGTAATCACTATCGCTGGACTCTGCTCGTTTTAAGCTGTAGGCTTCATCAATAAACAAAACACCGCCTACCGCTTTTTTAATCACTTCCATCGTTCTTTGTTCTGATTGACCTACATATGCACCCACTAACTGAGATCGATCAACTTCTATTACTTCTGCCCGTTCTAATAAGCCTAATTCATGATAAAGTGTGGCTAAAAGGCGTGCCAATGTCGTTTTCCCCGTACCAGGATTCCCCATTAATACAGCGTGTAATTCCAATGGATCGGCCAACTCCCAGCCCTTTTCTGTACGGATTCGCTGGTACTGTAAAAATTGCGCGAGTTGCTTTACCCTCTTTTTCATATCGGTTAAACCCACTAATTGATCAATTTGTTCCATCGCTGGAATATGATCTTGTAAGTCTACTTCTGCTTGTGTAGGTGTGAGTTGTTCACGAATTGATTGCTCAATCTCCTGCAATTTTTTATTGGCTTGCTGAAGTCGAGCCAACAATTCGGAAGAGTAAAATAATCCTTGTACGGAGTCGGCATACTTCTGCGCCTCCTTATGCAACAAGATTAATGCTTCCTCTAGCTCCAATGTACCCTCACGCAAAGACTTATATTTTTGCTGAAGTAGGGTATTCATAGAAAGCTGGGCAGCTTGCGTACCTGCTTGTAACATATCCTCCCAATTAACCAAATCGTCAAGACGTTCTTGAATCTGGATAACGAATTGAGCCGTCACTTTTTTGCGTGTAGCTGCATTGTCAGTCTCGCGAATAGTAGGAAATTGAGCTGTTTCTTTTAAGGATTGCAATAAAGAATGCAGATATATTTCTGCTTGTAAAGAAGCTGCTTGTTGGTTATCTGGATCCAATTTCCTCGCTTTTTTTAGCCATTCCTCTACCAACGAAATTTGCTGTGTCTTCCTCCAACGTATCTGAGCTAGGATAGTAAGTACTGTTGCCTCTGCTTGATCCAGTTCAATTTGATCTGCTCCTACCATCTGTTTTTGCTCTTTCTCATCGTCAGAATCCTGTTTGAGAATATGTAGTAGTTGTTCTCGTTTTTCTTCTATATATTGCAAGGTATGAATTGCCTCTACTTCTGTCACAAGCAACGAATTTCCATCTGTTTTTTGCCATTCTTTCACTTTATCTATCCATGTTTGCTCTTCTCTTATATTCATCGTTATATAGTCCTCCGTTATCTGCTCCCTTTCCTTGTTGTATCACTTTTTTAACTAAAAAGAAAGGGGATAACTGATCAGCTCTTTTACCCACAACAAAAACCCGGCTTATCCTTCACTCCGGGCTTCTGTTGTACAATACATAACCGTTCTGTAGAAAGCAATCACTTTCATCTATTCATGCTTGTTTGTGTGTGCTCAAAATGCCGCATATCACATTATTATAGTTGCAAATTTCCCATTTCGATATCAGACTCCATATGCGCTAATGCTGCTGGGAATACATCCTGCTCAGATTCAGCATATATTTTAAATGAGCTGACAATCTTTACTCCACTACGCACCTGTACATCATATTGAGAATCTCCATCATATGTCGTTGCAAAATGAAATTCTCTTCCGTTTACGTTCATACTTTTTTCCACGATAATCACCTCAGCTTTAGTTTGTCCAGCTTTGAAAAAAGCATTACGACTTCCCTTACCTTTGTTCTGAGTAACTAATGAAAGGAGTTCATTCCCCCGGAAATAAGCTATTTTTCTATCGTACATTGCAAAAGCCGCTGTCCACGGTTTGGACAACGGCTTATTTGCTTTACTACCTCTTGTGCTCTGTCTTTTTTATACCATTGAAAAATCCTTTATATTGGTTCGTTGCGTTAATTCTTTTCCTGACGGCAATGTAACGTACACAAGGCCTTGGCTCTCTTCTTCATTCGTCCAGGCAAAATCAAACGTCACGAGTTTCTTCTCGAACGCTTGCTCTTCCTCAAATTCCTCTAACATTAATCGTAACGTCTCAGGATGCAAAGGTACAGAAATTGATTCCCCTGACTGACTCGGAATTGATAGATATTTTAAAGCATCTTCAAAATACATTACGGTATCAAGCAATAATGATACCTGTTGCCAGTTCAATTCACTTGTAAACCGCTCAAATGGTTTTAACATTTCTCCGTCATCCCTTCAATGATGTTCCCGTATAAGGATTTCTCTTGGCTGCTAATCTTAGTTGGATGAAAAAGTAATCGTTTGTATTGCTGACTCCATTTATCCTTCGTCATCCGACTCTTTTTCATCATGTGATGGAATTGTGGCTTCTAACAAAACGTGGTCATAAGCCTCTTCAACAACTGTGCGACCAATTCCACCCTGTTCCGATATCGGCACTTGATCTGCTTCTACAGGTATCAAATCTCCACGTTTTGTGACAAGAATCCACTTAGGGGAATTGGGGTCTTCCAACAAAATCGCCTTGATCTGATGCGGATTCATTTTTCTTCTGCGGATCAGAAGTAAGCCTTTACCAGCTCGACCCTGTAGTGGAATTTGAGCAATGGAA
This is a stretch of genomic DNA from Brevibacillus laterosporus DSM 25. It encodes these proteins:
- a CDS encoding isoprenylcysteine carboxyl methyltransferase family protein — its product is MVTVFMLVLVIVIFQRCIELVIARRNARYMKEAGGYEVAAGHYKWIVSLHVGFFISLIGEVLLRVSTDSIPFYFWPFCVFCLAQILRIWSIRSLGHFWNTRIFVLDGKNPIVRGPYRYIRHPNYLVVFIEVGMLPLTFGAWKTALIFTVANAMIVSVRISAEEQALQKAYKYEAWMKEKGRFFPVRKQRE
- a CDS encoding type III polyketide synthase; this encodes MPRIVSIGTASPHYIITKQESKEFSRRFFQEHFSDIDRLLHVFESAEIENRSFATPLEWFEQPHDWAEKNRLYVQQALELSVRAIEQCLEKAGVSADTIDHVVMVSSTGIASPSLDALLFNRLPFRSNLKRTPVWGLGCAGGAAGLAKGYAFAKAHPTERVLVCCVELCGLTFIHGDRSKSNLIATSLFADGAAAALLYGDKQKVHDHSPAILSTHSTIWRDTVDVMGWDVREEGLRVVFSKDIPSLVKDKIKPEMESFLRREGRAHCRIDHIIAHPGGSKVLQAYEQALQLPPDRLRHAKEVLRDHGNMSSCTVLFVLEREMREEHQRGEIGLLLALGPGFSCEQVLLEW
- the brnQ gene encoding branched-chain amino acid transport system II carrier protein — translated: MKQKQLSKKETVTIGLMLFALFFGAGNMIFPPLLGQTAGTSVWIAILGFVLTGVGLPILAVAATATTSGDLKVIAGRVHPLFGIIFPTLIYLAIGPFFGIPRTASVAYEIGLSPLLSDSLKGSSLPLLLYSIVYMAITFWLCLNPTKLVDRIGKVLTPTLLLIIAILFVRSIFKPLGDFPVPSEAYMNNAFFKGFLEGYLTMDTLGALVFGIVVISSIQSRGITDKKSITMATVKAGSIAGVALALVYMALAYLGAGSSILGVSTNGGQILTTVVAYLFGQSGVVLLGTAITLACLTTSIGLITACGQFFSTLIPALSYKVAISILCVFSLIVANLGLNQIISYSVPVLAGLYPIAIVLILLSLIHKQIKGYKEVYVYSVLLAGIISLVDCLHAFGFTLGKITEWLQILPLYSVGIGWVIPAILGAIIGYIVGSLKSQDRVNPSTQTD
- a CDS encoding AAA family ATPase; translated protein: MNIREEQTWIDKVKEWQKTDGNSLLVTEVEAIHTLQYIEEKREQLLHILKQDSDDEKEQKQMVGADQIELDQAEATVLTILAQIRWRKTQQISLVEEWLKKARKLDPDNQQAASLQAEIYLHSLLQSLKETAQFPTIRETDNAATRKKVTAQFVIQIQERLDDLVNWEDMLQAGTQAAQLSMNTLLQQKYKSLREGTLELEEALILLHKEAQKYADSVQGLFYSSELLARLQQANKKLQEIEQSIREQLTPTQAEVDLQDHIPAMEQIDQLVGLTDMKKRVKQLAQFLQYQRIRTEKGWELADPLELHAVLMGNPGTGKTTLARLLATLYHELGLLERAEVIEVDRSQLVGAYVGQSEQRTMEVIKKAVGGVLFIDEAYSLKRAESSDSDYGQVVIDTLVSAMTSGEYSGKFVLILAGYPEEMRNFLRANPGLRSRFPESNHFTLPDFTTDELLQVAEQVAERNDFILRPDTKISIQQRLEKERVDETFGNARTAKNIILDAIFAKGSHVVDTEVIRIPDFTILTPVDVEANSSCKEVKINNLSAKQRLDQMIGLVEMKAELTKVAAFVSIQRSRQENGLPAVPVELHAVFTGNPGTGKTTVAQLYAQILQEVGYLKRGHLVTVGRADLVANYVGQTASKTKRKIKEALGGVLFIDEAYALMSSSENDYGQEAVNTLVEEISKHGENLVVVLAGYPYDMQKFIDSNPGLSSRFKKYFRFPDYTASELLSIITQFIQDNSYEVTDETQERLAEQLGTWSEQGRIKGNGRFAKNMVQEAMQEQALRLAAEEKSDWTKEDLSLLTWEDFSKAIERMLSTK